CCGGGATCGACGTCACCGACGCGGCGAGCGCGCGCCGGGCGGCGGAGGCCCTGCTGGCGTTCGGTCCGCAGTGGGTCCTCGTCAAGGGCGGTCACCTGAGCGACAGTCCGCGCTGCGTGGACCTGCTGTCCGACGGCACGCACGTGGTGGAGTTCGAGGGGCCGCGCTACGACACCCCGCACACCCACGGTGGCGGTGACACGCTGGCCTCGGCCATCACCGCGCATCTCGCCAAGGGGCTCGGGGTGCTCGACGCGGTGGCGGCGGGCAAGAAGTTCATCGAACGATGTGTGTTCGAGTCCTACCCGCTGGGTGCGGGAGTCGGCCCGGTCTCGCCGTTCTGGCGACTCGGGCCCGACCTCCCCTCACCGGTCCGACCCGAACTCTGAACCGCGGCCACCCGTCAGCGGCGTGGGAACACCCCACGCCGCTGACCACGGGCCGAGGACCGCCGTCGGACGGCTCGTTGACCACGGTGGCCCGTTCGGAGCCCGGCTCCCGCACCACCACCATCGACGACCCGCCACCGCCGACTTCCCGAAACCCCGGCCGCCTGCCGGACCCGCGCTGACGTCACACAGCACTGGCTTGTCCCCCGTGAGAGCTACACGGATCGTCCGCTCGCTGGTGATTCGCCGACGTCGGTGCGCTTCTAGCGTTTCCGGTGGGCCGCCAACCGCGCGGCCGTGGTCAACCGGAGGTCACCATGCACACGATGTCGGTCGCGGATACGGATCAGCAGGCTGGGCGAGCGAACCGCCTCTTGCGGTTTCCGATCGTCTGGATGTTGGTCGGGATAGTCGGTGTCGGCGGGGTGTCGGCGCTGTCCTCGGGTGGGTCGCCGGTGCTGGCGGTCATGGGCGCGGTTGCCTCGGTCGCCGTCTACTGGGTGGTCATGCGTTACGTCGCGCGGCGGAGCACGCCGGAGATCGCGAGGTCACGAGCCGGGATTCAGGCGTTGCTCGGCATCGGGCTCGGCGTCGCGTTCATCGCCGCCTCGATGCTCATGGTGATCAGCGAGTTCTCGTTCAGCGTGGCGTCCGGGAGTGTCATGGCGACCGTGACGAGCATCGCGGCGGTGCAACTCGGCGCGGCGGTGACCGAGGAACTGCTCTTCCGCGGCCTGCTGTTGCAAGGACTGGAACGGCTGTGGGGCAGTTGGGTGGCGCTGGCGATCAGTGCGGTGCTGTTCGGTGCCATCCACCTGGCCAACCCCGGTGCCACGTTGTGGACCGGGTTCGCGATCGCCGTCGAGGCCGGGGTCCTGATGGGCGCCGCGTTCCTGTGGCTGCGCAGCATCTGGGCGGTCGTGGGCCTGCACTTCGCCTGGAACACCGTCGAAGGACTGCTCGGCGTCCCGGTCTCGGGTCACACGTCGCCGGGTTTGCTGATCACCGAACCGACGGGCCCGGAGTTGCTGACCGGCGGCCAGTTCGGCTTCGAGGGGTCGATCATTCCCGTCATCGTGAGTCTGCTGTTCGCTCTGCCCATGCTCATCGCCGCTCACAAGCGCGGCAACCTCGTACCCATGCGGCGGCGCTAAACTCGCCGAATGCTTGCCAGCGCGGCATCCCGCCTCAGCACCGCACTCAGCGGGTGGCGTGACCTTCCACCCTCCATAAAAGACAGTGTGTTGACGGTGGTGGTGACCGTGCTGGCATTCACGCCGACCGTCGCCCACATCGGGCCGGAGATCGGCGACCTCCCCCGGCACGAGCCGGGCGGAGTCGGCGCGGTGGTCGGTGTGGCGCTGACGCTGGCGATGTGTCTGCCGCTCGCGCTACGCAGCCGCATGCCGGCCGTGTGTCTGTCGGTCATCGGTACCGCGTTCGCGATCAGTCAGGTGTTGGGCTACCCGGAGACGTTCGGCAAGGTGGGGATTCTCCTCGCGTTGTACGCCGCCGGCGCGCACCTGGCGCGGCTCCGTCGGACATTTGCCGCGGTGCTGACCGCGGGTTATGCGGTGCTCGCCGTGGCACTGCACAACCTCGGCTCGCCGCAACGGTTTCCGGATTTCGTCGCGTTCTATCTCGTGTTGGTGGTGATCTGGTTGGCCGGCACCGGCATGCGTCGATGGCGCGCGGAAGAGGCCGAACGTAGACGCCTGGCTGCCGAGGTGGCCGCGGCCACCGAACGGGCACGCATCGCTCGGGACCTGCACGACGTGGTCACCCATCACGTGACCGCGATGGTGGTCCAGGCCGACGCGGCGCAGTTCCTGCTCGACTCCGCGCCGGAACGAGCCGGGACGGGCCTGCGCGCCATCAGCGACACCGGACGCCGGGCGTTGACAGAGCTGCGGACCCTGCTCGGCGTCCTCGAAGCCACAGGCGAGTCCGGGACCGCGGAGCGGACGCCCGCCCTGGGAAAGATCGCTGACCTGGT
The window above is part of the Saccharomonospora glauca K62 genome. Proteins encoded here:
- a CDS encoding CPBP family intramembrane glutamic endopeptidase; translated protein: MLVGIVGVGGVSALSSGGSPVLAVMGAVASVAVYWVVMRYVARRSTPEIARSRAGIQALLGIGLGVAFIAASMLMVISEFSFSVASGSVMATVTSIAAVQLGAAVTEELLFRGLLLQGLERLWGSWVALAISAVLFGAIHLANPGATLWTGFAIAVEAGVLMGAAFLWLRSIWAVVGLHFAWNTVEGLLGVPVSGHTSPGLLITEPTGPELLTGGQFGFEGSIIPVIVSLLFALPMLIAAHKRGNLVPMRRR
- a CDS encoding sensor histidine kinase; this encodes MLASAASRLSTALSGWRDLPPSIKDSVLTVVVTVLAFTPTVAHIGPEIGDLPRHEPGGVGAVVGVALTLAMCLPLALRSRMPAVCLSVIGTAFAISQVLGYPETFGKVGILLALYAAGAHLARLRRTFAAVLTAGYAVLAVALHNLGSPQRFPDFVAFYLVLVVIWLAGTGMRRWRAEEAERRRLAAEVAAATERARIARDLHDVVTHHVTAMVVQADAAQFLLDSAPERAGTGLRAISDTGRRALTELRTLLGVLEATGESGTAERTPALGKIADLVERARLSGQPVEWTEQGEQLPRSVDVELATYRVVQEALTNALKHATGKPTKVMVRHGEDHVEVEVITLGPAVGDPATPSGGRGLTGLRERVRMLGGDLVFGGLPDDGGFRVRAMIPGSPA